Proteins co-encoded in one Cytobacillus sp. NJ13 genomic window:
- a CDS encoding nuclease-related domain-containing protein — MLKKERKVPDFITKLEALIRRMPEMEQGRDRAVSELIKRRAGFIGEQKLDYYLSFLDGKEYWIYHGLWLSNGSQFFQIDTLLLTKDLP, encoded by the coding sequence TTGTTAAAAAAAGAAAGAAAGGTGCCCGATTTCATAACAAAACTGGAAGCATTAATAAGGCGCATGCCTGAAATGGAGCAGGGGAGGGATAGGGCAGTATCTGAATTGATCAAACGCAGAGCTGGATTTATAGGGGAACAAAAGCTGGATTATTATTTAAGTTTTTTGGACGGAAAGGAGTATTGGATATACCATGGCCTTTGGCTTTCGAATGGAAGTCAATTTTTCCAGATTGATACCTTACTTCTAACGAAAGATTTGCCATGA
- a CDS encoding methyl-accepting chemotaxis protein: MSQLSYMLRTLLVIIPTVLIISAAVCVGNGLEGSAFWITIAFIVILGSLAGILSAFMNYRKFIAPISKINRFIDELADGHMSTRLDEKSVGQLGSIATALNHTASAWQEVLNKVVLASNEVTQYAQQLSSGAQQTNMATSHIAEVIEEVAAGADDQVKGVGTASNVIMQMSESLTHVAANSEQVTEQINDSLEKANHGSASISTAGCQMNSIHVNVQDLSKVVKGLGQRSQEIGKIIEVITGIAAQTNLLALNAAIEAARAGEQGKGFAVVANEVRNLAEKSAESTLQISQLISKIQEETNQVVQTMDTVNHEVTEGMEVMKDAGDSFKQIQQSVSTVTDQMEEVASAIQQMSVGSQQMVQSMDEISHVANESAMATQSVLASTEEQAASMEEISLSADQLTSMAEDLKGLISRFKL; this comes from the coding sequence ATGAGTCAACTTAGCTATATGCTCCGTACTTTACTCGTCATTATCCCGACTGTATTGATCATAAGCGCTGCAGTATGCGTTGGTAATGGATTGGAAGGAAGCGCTTTTTGGATCACCATTGCTTTTATAGTGATTCTCGGTTCACTTGCGGGAATATTATCCGCATTTATGAATTACCGCAAGTTTATTGCACCCATCAGCAAAATTAATAGGTTTATCGATGAACTTGCAGATGGACATATGTCCACAAGACTTGACGAAAAATCAGTGGGGCAGCTTGGATCGATTGCTACAGCATTGAATCATACTGCATCTGCCTGGCAGGAAGTGCTGAATAAAGTGGTTTTGGCTTCGAACGAAGTCACACAATATGCACAGCAGCTATCATCTGGTGCCCAGCAGACCAATATGGCAACAAGTCACATAGCTGAGGTCATTGAAGAAGTAGCAGCAGGTGCCGATGACCAGGTCAAGGGAGTCGGAACTGCTTCCAATGTCATCATGCAGATGTCCGAAAGCCTGACACACGTCGCTGCAAACTCAGAACAGGTTACAGAACAAATCAACGATTCACTGGAAAAAGCAAATCATGGTTCTGCATCCATTTCAACAGCAGGATGCCAAATGAACTCCATTCATGTAAATGTACAGGATTTATCCAAGGTGGTAAAAGGCCTTGGCCAGCGTTCACAAGAGATCGGAAAGATCATCGAAGTAATTACGGGCATTGCCGCCCAAACAAATCTTCTGGCTTTAAATGCTGCTATTGAGGCGGCCCGCGCAGGAGAACAGGGAAAAGGCTTTGCTGTTGTAGCAAACGAGGTTAGAAATCTCGCTGAAAAATCTGCGGAATCCACCCTGCAAATCAGCCAGCTGATATCAAAAATCCAGGAAGAAACCAATCAGGTTGTCCAAACAATGGATACGGTTAATCATGAAGTAACAGAAGGAATGGAAGTCATGAAGGATGCAGGCGATTCATTCAAACAAATCCAGCAGTCTGTCAGCACGGTGACGGATCAAATGGAGGAAGTCGCATCAGCCATTCAGCAAATGTCTGTCGGTTCACAGCAAATGGTTCAATCCATGGACGAGATATCCCATGTGGCAAATGAATCAGCCATGGCCACACAAAGTGTACTGGCTTCAACGGAAGAGCAGGCTGCATCAATGGAGGAAATATCACTCTCAGCTGACCAGCTTACGAGTATGGCGGAGGATTTGAAAGGGTTGATCAGCAGATTTAAACTGTAG
- a CDS encoding CaiB/BaiF CoA-transferase family protein, which produces MSEKQLPLEDIKVLELGTLLAGPFSGRLLGDFGAEIIKVEPPGKSDPMRNWGKSKDGVGLWWPIQSRNKKSITLNLREEEGQQILRELIKGADVVIENFRPGTMEKWNLSYEALSEINPKLIMVRTSGYGQTGPYKHRAGFGSVGEAMGGLRNVTGFPDRPPSRIGVSMGDTLAALFATIGCLVALHERERSGKGQVVDTALYESVFSVMESIIPDYLLAGYIRERMGNILPGVAPSNIYFTNDKTYIVIGANADGVFRRLCEAMEQPELADDSRFATHHARGENMKLLDSMIEEWTKTLPAKEALKILEDKGVPSGLIYTAKDILEDPHYKERDMIIKVEHPQLGEFPMPGIVPKLSRTPGEVKHAGPEEMGKHNHEIYTGFLGFNEERLEELKKNNII; this is translated from the coding sequence ATGTCAGAAAAACAGCTTCCATTGGAAGATATAAAAGTCCTGGAGCTTGGCACACTTTTAGCTGGTCCATTTTCAGGACGCCTTCTTGGGGACTTCGGTGCTGAAATCATCAAGGTCGAGCCTCCGGGAAAATCAGACCCTATGAGAAACTGGGGGAAGTCAAAGGATGGCGTGGGCCTTTGGTGGCCGATTCAATCGCGAAATAAAAAATCGATTACATTAAACCTTAGGGAGGAAGAAGGGCAGCAGATTTTAAGGGAGCTTATTAAAGGAGCTGATGTTGTCATTGAGAATTTCCGCCCGGGTACAATGGAAAAATGGAATCTTTCCTATGAAGCACTTTCCGAAATCAACCCTAAATTAATCATGGTACGGACTTCGGGCTATGGACAGACAGGACCCTATAAGCATCGTGCTGGATTTGGAAGTGTCGGTGAAGCAATGGGAGGGCTCAGAAATGTAACCGGTTTCCCAGACAGGCCGCCTTCAAGAATTGGTGTCTCAATGGGCGATACTTTGGCTGCACTTTTTGCTACAATTGGCTGCCTGGTTGCATTACATGAGAGGGAGCGTTCGGGAAAGGGACAGGTTGTCGATACGGCCCTCTATGAATCTGTCTTCTCTGTGATGGAAAGCATTATTCCGGATTATCTCTTAGCAGGATACATAAGGGAAAGGATGGGCAATATCCTGCCAGGTGTAGCTCCATCTAACATTTACTTCACGAATGATAAAACATACATCGTCATAGGGGCCAATGCAGATGGAGTGTTCCGCAGGTTATGCGAGGCCATGGAGCAGCCGGAATTGGCAGATGATTCAAGATTCGCGACTCACCATGCAAGAGGAGAAAACATGAAGCTTCTTGACTCCATGATTGAAGAATGGACAAAGACTCTCCCCGCTAAAGAAGCGCTTAAAATTCTTGAAGATAAGGGAGTTCCATCAGGGCTAATTTATACGGCTAAAGATATTCTGGAAGATCCGCATTATAAAGAACGCGACATGATTATTAAAGTAGAGCATCCGCAGCTGGGAGAATTTCCGATGCCTGGCATTGTCCCAAAATTAAGCAGGACACCAGGGGAAGTGAAGCATGCCGGCCCGGAAGAAATGGGCAAGCATAATCATGAAATATACACAGGCTTTCTTGGTTTCAATGAAGAGAGATTAGAAGAATTGAAGAAAAATAATATCATTTAG
- a CDS encoding GntR family transcriptional regulator codes for MDAYEFIRDAIIEGKFAPGMRLAEESLAKEMNLSRTPIREAIRQLEAEGLVIPLKRGVSVRHFTKDDIRQIYDLRTLLEGYAASQAAIHRTENDLLEMERANILYEEAISRYVESDMECLKDIVQVNQKFHETIVAASKNEHIHFHISKVVVVPIVFRSFYWYNSFQLKQSLEVHKTILEAIQNREPERARIAMHEHIYQGRDHVLKHLEQIKNIQLLKEEVK; via the coding sequence ATGGATGCATACGAATTTATTAGAGATGCCATTATTGAAGGGAAATTTGCCCCTGGCATGCGGCTTGCGGAGGAATCATTGGCTAAAGAGATGAACCTTAGCCGCACACCTATTAGAGAGGCAATTAGACAGCTTGAAGCAGAAGGCCTCGTCATTCCATTAAAGCGCGGTGTCAGCGTAAGGCATTTTACAAAAGATGATATAAGGCAAATCTATGACCTGCGCACACTTCTGGAAGGGTACGCTGCCAGTCAGGCGGCGATCCACCGGACAGAAAATGACCTGCTGGAAATGGAAAGAGCCAATATTTTATATGAAGAAGCAATTAGCCGATATGTGGAATCCGATATGGAATGCCTGAAAGATATTGTTCAGGTAAACCAGAAATTTCATGAAACGATAGTGGCTGCTTCCAAAAATGAGCATATTCATTTCCACATTTCAAAGGTTGTCGTAGTTCCAATCGTGTTCAGGTCCTTCTATTGGTATAACAGCTTTCAGCTTAAACAATCCCTTGAAGTGCATAAAACCATTTTGGAAGCAATCCAAAATCGGGAACCCGAACGTGCCCGCATTGCCATGCATGAGCATATTTACCAGGGACGTGATCATGTTTTGAAGCACCTGGAGCAAATTAAAAATATTCAGCTGCTGAAGGAGGAAGTAAAGTGA
- a CDS encoding nuclease-related domain-containing protein, producing MILEVKNWNGTIIFEPEFHQLIRIHNEKEEAFHDPISQAEHQSRQLKKWLAANAFLDIPIEFAVIISSPSTIIKSPSKQTSKKVMHAHRFLSNLNSIKKSYSIES from the coding sequence ATGATCCTTGAGGTGAAAAACTGGAACGGAACCATCATCTTTGAACCCGAATTCCACCAGCTCATTCGAATCCATAACGAAAAGGAGGAAGCTTTCCACGACCCCATTTCCCAGGCTGAACACCAAAGCAGGCAATTAAAAAAGTGGCTGGCGGCAAATGCTTTTCTGGATATCCCCATAGAATTTGCCGTCATTATCAGCAGCCCTTCCACCATCATCAAATCTCCATCTAAACAAACCTCAAAAAAAGTTATGCATGCCCACCGATTTTTAAGTAACCTTAACTCCATAAAAAAATCATATTCTATTGAGAGTTAA
- the leuD gene encoding 3-isopropylmalate dehydratase small subunit, translating into MKSFTRFTGIAAPLDAVNVDTDAIIPKQFLKRIERTGFGEFLFYEWRYENGREKSDFILNREPYRHAPILLARKNFGCGSSREHAPWAIAEYGIRVILAPSFADIFYNNCFKNGILPVVLPEKDIEVLFQKSNESPGYQLRVDLENQRIEDSFGYIAEFDIVSYRKDQLLKGLDEIGATLQSAELIDSFESAHKIFYKLGI; encoded by the coding sequence ATGAAGTCTTTTACCAGATTTACTGGCATAGCAGCTCCGCTTGATGCTGTAAATGTTGACACAGATGCCATCATTCCAAAACAGTTTTTAAAAAGAATTGAAAGGACTGGATTTGGCGAATTCCTCTTCTATGAATGGCGATACGAAAATGGCAGGGAAAAATCGGATTTCATTCTAAATCGTGAACCCTACCGGCATGCACCAATTCTGCTGGCAAGGAAAAACTTTGGCTGTGGTTCATCCAGAGAGCATGCACCCTGGGCGATTGCAGAATATGGGATTAGAGTGATCCTGGCACCATCATTCGCTGATATTTTCTATAATAATTGTTTTAAAAATGGCATCCTTCCAGTGGTCTTGCCTGAAAAGGATATAGAAGTTTTATTTCAAAAAAGCAATGAATCACCTGGTTATCAGCTGAGGGTAGATTTAGAAAATCAAAGAATTGAAGACTCTTTCGGATATATAGCCGAATTCGATATCGTTTCTTATCGAAAAGACCAGCTGTTAAAAGGGCTGGACGAAATCGGAGCAACCCTTCAATCGGCTGAATTAATAGACTCATTTGAATCGGCACATAAGATTTTCTATAAGCTGGGAATTTAA
- the leuC gene encoding 3-isopropylmalate dehydratase large subunit — MGRTLYEKIWEKHAVMEEQDQPSLLYIDLHLVHEVTSPQAFEGLRIKNRKVRRPDLTVATMDHSIPTTDRSLPFKDQIAKKQVDALTKNCREFGIQLFDMESRNQGIVHVIAPELGLTQPGMTIVCGDSHTSTHGAFGALAFGIGTSEVEHVLATQTLKQFKAKTLAINIRGNLPQGTTAKDLILSLIGKYGHDFATGYVVEYRGEAIRNLTMEERMTVCNMSIEMGARAGLIQPDEKTFNYLKGKKAVPVGMEWEEALAEWKKYYTDEDAEFELTADFNAAEVIPQVTWGTNPGQVAGITEDIPLMEDLPADQIGPAKKALKYMDLQPGTPITEIVINKVFIGSCTNSRIEDLRKAAKIVNGYKVAEHVDALVVPGSQLVKMQAEAEGLDQIFINAGFQWREAGCSMCLGMNEDLVLPEERCASTSNRNFEGRQGRNARTHLVSPDMAAAAAIAGRFIDVREWPVKYRKEVSVQ, encoded by the coding sequence ATGGGGCGGACCTTATATGAGAAAATCTGGGAAAAGCATGCAGTCATGGAGGAACAGGATCAGCCTTCCCTTTTGTACATTGATCTTCATTTAGTACATGAGGTCACATCACCTCAGGCATTTGAAGGCTTAAGAATTAAGAATCGCAAAGTGAGAAGGCCGGATCTGACTGTGGCTACCATGGATCACAGCATTCCAACGACCGACCGTTCTCTTCCTTTTAAAGACCAAATCGCCAAAAAGCAAGTCGACGCTCTGACAAAAAACTGCAGGGAGTTCGGCATACAGCTATTTGACATGGAAAGCCGAAATCAGGGAATTGTACACGTCATTGCTCCGGAGCTTGGGTTAACACAGCCAGGAATGACCATCGTTTGCGGTGACAGTCATACCTCTACACATGGAGCTTTCGGGGCACTTGCCTTTGGCATTGGCACGAGTGAAGTAGAGCATGTCCTTGCCACTCAAACATTAAAGCAATTTAAAGCCAAAACATTAGCAATTAATATACGCGGCAATTTGCCGCAAGGAACGACTGCCAAAGATCTGATTCTTTCGCTCATTGGAAAGTATGGTCATGATTTTGCAACAGGCTATGTTGTGGAGTATCGTGGTGAAGCGATTCGTAATTTAACAATGGAAGAGCGAATGACTGTATGCAATATGAGCATTGAAATGGGAGCAAGGGCAGGACTGATTCAGCCTGACGAAAAAACCTTTAACTATTTGAAAGGAAAAAAAGCTGTTCCTGTTGGAATGGAGTGGGAAGAGGCTCTTGCAGAATGGAAGAAATATTATACTGACGAAGATGCCGAATTTGAACTGACAGCTGACTTTAACGCAGCTGAAGTAATCCCGCAGGTTACCTGGGGGACGAATCCGGGCCAGGTAGCAGGTATTACAGAAGATATACCGTTAATGGAAGATTTGCCTGCAGATCAAATAGGACCAGCTAAAAAAGCATTAAAATACATGGACCTTCAGCCAGGAACACCTATCACAGAAATAGTGATCAATAAAGTCTTTATCGGCTCCTGTACAAACAGCCGAATAGAAGATCTTCGAAAAGCGGCAAAAATCGTAAACGGTTACAAAGTTGCTGAACATGTGGATGCTCTTGTTGTTCCTGGTTCACAGCTTGTAAAAATGCAGGCAGAAGCTGAAGGGCTCGACCAAATTTTTATCAATGCCGGTTTTCAATGGAGAGAAGCGGGCTGCAGCATGTGCCTCGGTATGAATGAGGATTTGGTTCTTCCTGAAGAACGCTGTGCATCCACTTCCAACCGGAATTTTGAAGGCAGGCAGGGAAGAAATGCAAGGACTCATTTGGTCAGTCCTGATATGGCTGCAGCAGCAGCCATTGCCGGCCGGTTTATAGATGTAAGGGAGTGGCCTGTTAAGTATAGAAAGGAGGTCAGTGTACAATGA
- a CDS encoding sodium:solute symporter family protein → MNDLAFAGTDGIIILSAFAIIMLVIGYLSGRGEKNLHHSLSGYYLAGRNLGFIALFFTLYATQYSGNTIVGYAPTAYRTGFSWIQSISFMTIIIGIYLLFAPRLYVIAKKRNFVTPTDWIDHRFKSKAVTLLSIFLMLWGLGNYLLEQLVAIGQAVSGMTGGTIPYQIAVIVFVAVMLAYEWMGGMKAVAFTDVMQGIVLMIGIIVFLIGGLYLVGGNFSEVTRYVAEMEPAKTAVPPMEVNINWLSMLLLVGLGASIYPHAVQRIYSAQSEKTLKKSFARMAWMPPITTGLVFMVGIIGIMLFPGLDKTGSEQLVGLMANEIAAINPFYYWIMIIFFGGIVAAIISTADSVLLSFSSMLSNDVYGKFINPKASEHKKVMVGKVCGIIAIIFLLWIAWNPPGTLYEIFVLKFELLVQVFPAFVLGLYWKRLSVKAVFWGMLAGAILAGVLTLTGYKTIYGIHGGVIGLGLNFFICIAGSLLAPAVSKSKVLEEDLTAINLKA, encoded by the coding sequence ATGAATGATTTAGCATTTGCAGGCACAGATGGGATCATTATTTTATCAGCCTTTGCCATCATCATGCTGGTAATTGGATACTTATCCGGCAGAGGTGAGAAGAACCTACATCACAGTCTTTCAGGGTACTACCTTGCCGGAAGGAATCTCGGTTTTATTGCACTCTTTTTCACCCTATATGCGACGCAATATAGCGGAAATACCATTGTCGGATATGCACCAACTGCATATAGAACAGGTTTCTCGTGGATTCAGTCCATTTCATTTATGACAATCATTATCGGAATTTATTTACTGTTCGCACCAAGGTTATATGTTATTGCAAAGAAAAGAAACTTTGTTACACCTACTGACTGGATCGATCATCGCTTTAAATCAAAGGCAGTCACTCTGCTTAGTATTTTTCTCATGCTTTGGGGGCTTGGAAACTATCTTTTAGAACAGCTGGTAGCAATCGGTCAGGCTGTGTCAGGGATGACAGGCGGCACTATCCCATACCAAATAGCTGTTATCGTCTTTGTAGCTGTTATGCTTGCCTATGAGTGGATGGGCGGAATGAAGGCAGTTGCTTTTACGGATGTTATGCAGGGCATTGTTCTTATGATCGGAATCATTGTCTTCCTGATTGGCGGCTTGTATCTTGTCGGAGGAAATTTCTCTGAAGTTACCAGGTATGTAGCAGAAATGGAGCCTGCAAAAACAGCAGTCCCTCCAATGGAAGTGAATATCAATTGGCTAAGTATGCTCCTGCTTGTTGGACTGGGAGCAAGTATTTATCCGCACGCTGTTCAAAGAATATATTCTGCGCAAAGCGAAAAAACACTGAAAAAATCATTTGCCCGCATGGCATGGATGCCGCCCATTACAACAGGGCTTGTATTTATGGTAGGTATTATTGGAATTATGCTTTTTCCAGGACTGGATAAGACGGGTTCTGAACAGCTCGTAGGTCTGATGGCCAATGAGATTGCCGCCATTAATCCATTTTATTACTGGATTATGATCATCTTCTTTGGCGGGATAGTTGCTGCCATTATTTCTACAGCCGACTCTGTTCTGCTCAGCTTTTCATCCATGCTCTCAAATGACGTATATGGAAAATTCATCAATCCTAAAGCATCTGAACATAAGAAGGTCATGGTCGGGAAAGTATGCGGAATCATTGCCATTATCTTTCTTCTGTGGATTGCCTGGAATCCTCCGGGAACGCTATATGAAATTTTCGTCTTGAAATTCGAATTGCTTGTTCAGGTATTCCCGGCTTTTGTACTGGGCTTATATTGGAAGCGCTTATCAGTAAAGGCTGTTTTCTGGGGAATGCTTGCAGGCGCCATATTAGCAGGAGTGCTTACGCTTACAGGCTATAAAACGATCTATGGAATTCACGGCGGCGTCATTGGGCTGGG
- a CDS encoding hydroxymethylglutaryl-CoA lyase has product MIEICEVGPRDGLQNECKIVPTETKVKLITRLIDSGIRNIEAVSFVNPKVVPPMADAEEVLKSLPKRHGVRYGGLVLSRSGLERALKTDVDFLHVVTTTSDSFNLRNVKRTVEQAVDELSLVIKDGAASGKGVAGVLGTAFGCPFEGEVPMDNVLKAAEKFLEAGCTEITLADTTGMANPIQVQKMVDSFFDAFGRDFSLGLHFHNTRGLGLANVLAGYQAGVRRFDSSIAGLGGCPFAPKAVGNVCTEDMINMFHGMGVDTGTNLPSVLETANWMETVMERPLDGMLMKAGIA; this is encoded by the coding sequence GTGATTGAAATTTGTGAAGTTGGTCCACGTGATGGTCTGCAAAATGAGTGCAAAATTGTTCCAACGGAAACAAAAGTTAAATTGATTACTAGATTAATTGATTCCGGCATCCGTAATATAGAAGCCGTATCTTTTGTCAATCCGAAGGTTGTTCCTCCCATGGCTGATGCAGAGGAAGTTTTGAAATCGCTTCCTAAAAGGCATGGCGTCCGGTACGGCGGTCTGGTTTTAAGCCGCTCTGGCCTGGAACGTGCACTCAAAACTGATGTAGATTTTCTTCATGTTGTAACAACAACAAGTGATTCATTCAATTTACGGAATGTGAAAAGGACTGTTGAGCAGGCTGTTGATGAGCTCTCATTAGTGATTAAGGATGGTGCTGCATCTGGAAAGGGTGTGGCTGGGGTATTGGGAACAGCATTCGGCTGCCCTTTTGAAGGTGAAGTTCCAATGGATAACGTTCTGAAAGCAGCAGAGAAGTTTTTGGAAGCAGGCTGTACGGAAATCACCCTGGCTGATACAACGGGCATGGCGAATCCTATTCAGGTGCAAAAGATGGTAGATTCGTTTTTCGATGCGTTCGGAAGAGATTTTTCGCTTGGCCTTCATTTCCATAATACGCGCGGTTTGGGACTGGCAAATGTATTGGCGGGATATCAGGCGGGTGTCCGCCGCTTTGATTCCTCGATTGCCGGACTTGGCGGATGCCCATTTGCACCGAAAGCAGTCGGAAATGTTTGTACGGAAGATATGATCAATATGTTCCACGGAATGGGTGTGGATACGGGGACGAACCTTCCTTCTGTACTGGAAACAGCAAATTGGATGGAAACAGTGATGGAACGGCCGCTGGATGGAATGTTAATGAAGGCGGGAATAGCTTAA